In a single window of the Brachionichthys hirsutus isolate HB-005 chromosome 18, CSIRO-AGI_Bhir_v1, whole genome shotgun sequence genome:
- the arg2 gene encoding arginase-2, mitochondrial has translation MRAALGLSRLLGTALTRTCQQSRAQSVAVLGAPFSRGQKRTGVEHGPKVIRDAGLIDRLSGLDYHVHDFGELNFHHLEKDEPYMGVRFPRTVGAANKMLSGAVSRAVGAGHTLVMLGGDHSLGIGSVGGHALQCPNLCLIWVDAHADINTPMSSPTGSLHGQPVSFMLKELQDKMPNIPGFSWLKPFLSSRDLVYIGLRDVDSGEHQILKNLGIQHFTMRDVDRLGIQRVMEVTLDHLLARKQRPIHLSFDIDAFDPSLAPATGTPVNGGLTYREGIYITEEIHNTGLLSVMDLVEVNPTLGASREAVEATAALAVDVIASSLGQTREGAHTSIDEIPAPKKDTEQFCL, from the exons ATGAGGGCGGCGTTGGGCCTATCTCGCCTGCTCGGGACGGCGCTCACGCGCACGTGCCAACAAAGTCGGGCTCAGTCCGTGGCGGTGCTCGGAGCGCCTTTCTCGAGAGGACAG AAGCGGACCGGCGTGGAACACGGTCCGAAAGTCATCCGGGACGCGGGGCTCATCGACAGGCTGTCCGGGCTGG ACTACCACGTCCACGACTTCGGTGAACTCAACTTCCACCACCTCGAGAAGGACGAGCCTTACATGGGGGTCCGTTTCCCCCGCACCGTGGGAGCGGCCAATAAGATGCTGTCCGGAGCAGTGAGCCGCGCCGTCGGCGCCGGCCACACCCTCGTTATGCTGGGCGGTGATCACAG CCTGGGCATCGGATCGGTGGGAGGACACGCCCTTCAGTGTCCCAACCTGTGTCTCATCTGGGTCGATGCTCATGCAGATATTAACACGCCGATGAGCTCTCCGACAGGAAGCCTCCACGGCCAGCCTGTGTCCTTCATGCTCAAAGAGCTGCAAGACAAG ATGCCAAATATCCCAGGGTTCTCCTGGCTGAAGCCGTTCCTCTCCTCGAGGGACCTCGTGTACATTGGACTGCGTGACGTTGATTCCGGAGAGCA CCAAATCCTGAAGAACCTGGGTATCCAGCACTTCACTATGAGGGATGTTGACAGACTCGGCATCCAGAGGGTCATGGAGGTCACTCTGGATCATTTGCTGGCGAG AAAACAGCGCCCGATCCATTTGAGCTTTGACATCGATGCTTTTGACCCATCCCTGGCTCCCGCCACAGGAACGCCAGTCAATGGCGGTTTGACCTACAGAGAGGGAATCTACATCACGGAGGAAATCCACAACACAG GCCTCCTGTCAGTCATGGACCTGGTAGAAGTAAACCCCACGCTGGGGGCCAGCCGCGAAGCCGTCGAGGCCACCGCCGCTTTAGCGGTCGACGTCATTGCTTCGTCTCTGGGACAGACGAGAGAAGGTGCACACACGTCCATCGACGAGATTCCCGCTCCAAAGAAAGACACAGAACAGTTTTGCCTCTGA
- the vti1b gene encoding vesicle transport through interaction with t-SNAREs homolog 1B, whose product MSSEEFEKLQEIYKSLYDELKLMPEKALGCHGEELKRLVRNFDERQGEAEEVLQGMEEELRGAPSSYRNAMNAKLRLYRRDLGKLQRDLKASSPGSGSSKQPMEGSHYGIYSSQNQQTTHLQSQRALLLQGTEALNSASQSIERSQRIATETEQIGTEIIDELGEQREQLDRSRNRLVNTGENLSRSRKILRSMSRRLMTNKLLLGVVILIELAILGAAVYLKFFR is encoded by the exons ATGTCGTCGGAGGAATTTGAAAAGTTGCAAGAGATTTACAAATCGCTGTACGATGAGCTTAAGCTAATGCCGGAGAAAGCTCTGGGATGCCATGGAG AGGAGTTGAAGAGGCTTGTGAGGAACTTTGATGAGAGGCagggggaggcagaggaagTG TTACAAGGTATGGAAGAAGAGCTGCGCGGAGCCCCGTCCTCCTACCGGAATGCTATGAATGCAAAGCTGCGCCTGTACCGCCGGGATCTGGGGAAGCTACAGAGAGACTTGAAAGCTTCTAGTCCTGGCTCTGGGTCTTCTAAACAGCCAATGGAAGGAAGTCATTATGGCATCTATTCATCGCAAAACCAACAAACT ACACATTTGCAGTCTCAGAGAGCTCTGTTGCTCCAGGGCACAGAGGCTCTGAACAGCGCCAGTCAGAGTATTGAACGGAGCCAGCGCATCGCCACGGAGACGGAGCAGATCGGCACGGAGATCATCGACGAGCTGGGAGAGCAGCGGGAGCAGCTGGACCGCAGCAGGAACAGA TTGGTGAATACTGGAGAAAACCTCAGTCGAAGTAGAAAGATTCTCCGTTCCATGTCACGGCG GCTGATGACGAACAAGTTGCTGTTAGGCGTCGTCATTCTGATAGAGCTGGCCATTCTAGGCGCCGCGGTTTACCTGAAGTTCTTCCGATGA
- the rdh12 gene encoding retinol dehydrogenase 12, translated as MMLLILIASIAAVTFLAILFAPQIRNYAAGGVCHSAAALDGKTVLITGANTGIGKETALDLATRGARVIMACRDVNKGEQAAASIRNAHPEARVEVRELDLADTCSIRAFAQKFLREVNHLHILINNAGVMMCPYTKTVDGFELHIGVNHLGHFLLTFLLIGQLKRSTPARIVVVSSLAHNFGWIRFHDIHSQGSYNSGLAYCQSKLANVLFARELARRLKGTGVTVNSVHPGTVNSDLTRHSTLMMIFFTIFSMFLKTPREGAQTSIHCAVAEELHSISGKHFSECSPAFVAPQGRSEETARRLWDASCELLGIEWD; from the exons ATGATGCTTTTAATTCTGATTGCGAGCATCGCAGCCGTGACGTTCCTGGCGATTTTATTTGCACCACAAATACG AAACTATGCAGCTGGTGGAGTGTGTCATTCTGCAGCCGCTCTGGACGGGAAGACGGTCCTCATCACCGGAGCCAACACGGGCATTGGGAAGGAGACGGCGCTGGATTTAGCAACGCGAG GGGCGCGGGTTATTATGGCATGTCGAGACGTCAACAAAGGAGAGCAGGCCGCTGCCAGTATACGAAATGCACATCCGGAAGCTCGTGTGGAGGTTCGAGAGCTCGACTTAGCAGACACCTGTTCGATACGAGCTTTCGCACAGAAGTTTCTGAGAG AGGTCAACCATCTCCACATCCTCATCAACAACGCCGGGGTGATGATGTGCCCCTACACGAAAACAGTGGACGGCTTTGAGCTGCATATTGGAGTCAATCATTTGG GGCACTTCCTGTTGACGTTCCTCCTGATCGGGCAGCTGAAGCGCAGCACACCAGCCCGGATCGTGGTGGTCTCCTCGCTGGCACACAACTTTGGGTGGATCCGATTCCATGATATCCACAGCCAGGGAAGCTACAACAGCGGATTAGCATACTGCCAGAGCAAACTGGCTAATGTGCTCTTTGCCAGAGAGCTGGCGCGTCGCCTCAAAG GCACCGGTGTGACGGTGAACTCAGTCCACCCGGGGACAGTGAATTCAGATCTGACCAGACACTCAACTCTCATGATGATATTTTTCACCATATTCTCCATGTTCCTAAAAACTCCGCGGGAAGGAGCACAGACCAGCATTCACTGCGCTGTGGCAGAAGAGCTCCACTCCATCTCTGGGAAACACTTCAG CGAGTGCTCGCCGGCATTCGTAGCCCCTCAGGGCAGAAGTGAGGAGACCGCGAGGAGACTGTGGGACGCCAGCTGTGAGCTCCTCGGGATCGAGTGGGATTGA